The following are encoded together in the Brassica napus cultivar Da-Ae chromosome A9, Da-Ae, whole genome shotgun sequence genome:
- the LOC106415068 gene encoding double-stranded RNA-binding protein 3 codes for MYKNQLQEVAQRSCFNLPSYTCTREGPDHAPRFKACVNFNGEMFESPTYCSTLRQAEHTAAEVALIALSSKGPSKSLTARVLDETGIYKNLLQETAHRAGLDLPVYTSVRSGPGHIPTFSCTVEIAGMSFIGESAKTKKQAEKNAAITAWFSLRRMPSMDSPVEKRGEEEKEREVVARVLSRFRPKEVKRREQHHSRRRAIRQETTTTREFLSEKLRLINPYTNEPSSSSLKHHQTLPSRLNLQQQQYRVKSLLEKSQEHAGIISSSSMERTNCYSKLLPFPEMFVGGGGGFQKLAPAVHIRSVIPVCSAPPPKLSPSSAPSSLGSGDQEKKPLRLESNPCLKIVPFDQPML; via the exons ATGTATAAGAATCAGTTGCAAGAGGTTGCACAGAGAAGCTGTTTCAACCTCCCATCATATACTTGCACAAGAGAAGGACCAGACCATGCTCCAAGGTTCAAAGCTTGTGTAAACTTCAACGGTGAAATGTTTGAAAGCCCCACTTATTGTTCTACACTCAGACAAGCTGAACACACAGCTGCTGAAGTTGCTCTCATTGCTCTCTCTTCAAAGGGTCCTTCAAAGTCTCTAACTGCTAGAGTTCTT GATGAAACAGGGATCTACAAGAACCTGCTTCAAGAGACAGCGCATAGAGCTGGTCTTGATCTACCGGTTTACACAAGTGTGAGATCAGGACCCGGTCACATCCCAACGTTCTCTTGCACTGTGGAGATTGCTGGAATGAGTTTTATTGGAGAATCAGCAAAGACTAAGAAGCAAGCTGAGAAGAATGCTGCCATCACAGCTTGGTTCTCCTTGAGAAGAA TGCCAAGCATGGACTCTCCGGTTGAGAAGAGaggtgaagaagagaaagaaagagaggtaGTTGCAAGAGTCCTCTCAAGATTTAGACCAAAAGAAGTTAAAAGAAGAGAACAACATCACTCAAGAAGAAGAGCAATCCGACAAGAAACAACAACCACAAGAGAGTTTTTGTCTGAGAAGCTCAGATTGATCAATCCCTACACCAACGaaccttcatcatcatcattgaaGCACCACCAAACATTACCATCAAGATTGAATCTCCAACAACAACAATACAGAGTCAAATCATTGCTAGAGAAGTCTCAAGAACATGCAGGGATAATATCGTCGTCATCAATGGAGAGAACAAACTGTTACAGCAAGCTTCTGCCATTTCCAGAAATGTTtgtaggaggaggaggagggtttCAGAAACTAGCTCCAGCTGTTCATATTAGATCAGTGATCCCAGTTTGTTCAGCTCCTCCACCGAAACTTAGTCCTTCTTCTGCTCCAAGCTCACTGGGAAGTGGAGACCAAGAGAAGAAGCCTCTGAGATTAGAATCGAACCCATGTTTAAAGATCGTACCTTTTGATCAACCCATGCTATGA